The nucleotide sequence AAGCCGCTTCACTGCTTTTAGTAATTAGTGGAGGCAAAAAATGTCAGGCAATTTCGCGCCAGAAAAGGGAGCAATCATCTACGGTGGGGGTAGTTCATCCCTAAATTCATCTCCGTCTTCAAACGCAGATAAGAGCGAGAACGGCAAACACCCTGGATTTTCCTTACTCCATGTTTCAGCTTCTGCAACGAGTACAGAACATTGTGAATCCAGGTAAAATTGCATCTTGGCAGTCTGTTCTAAACGTAAACGTTCTTCAGAAGTGAAGACACGGTGCGTCATCAAACAGTATTGCCGCACTACTTTGCGAGCATAAGATACTGCCTTTGGTCGCAAATAGGCTATCTGCTTAAGTTCTTGAATGTTTGTGCTATCGACAGTAAATCCTGTATTTACGCGCTTAAAATCAATAGATTCCTGTGTTGATGGCACTGACAATGGAGTAGAAACTGCATCTAGAACACCATTAGGATTATCTAATAAGCTATGCTTATGGCAATTTGAATCGGTGCCGGGGCCAAAGAAGTATTTAGAATACTTATCAGAAGAGTTTTGATTTAATGAGAAATTGTTTAAGGAAGCTAATGAATCATTAGATTCGTTATTGCAGTTGCTAGAAGTTTTAGAAGAGTTTGCAGTTTCAGAATTTAAAATCTCAGATTCAGCTGGCTGCTGTGCAATTGATTGCTCATCTAGTTGGGGCTGTTGAGAACAAGAGACTGCGGCTGACCGCCCCCCAGGGGCGGCAGCCGAAAAAGAGCTTTCACAAACCTTCATTAAGGGGGAATACCCGTAACCTTCCATTTGGTCAGGGTTTTGGAGTTTTTGTTTTTGTTCACAGCTTGATTTTTGGTCTAAATACCCGTAACCTTCCATTTGGTCAGGGTTTGAGCTATTTTCTGTCCAGGGGTCTTCTATGTACCAATCGGGATGCCACAAGTTTAAGTTTTTGTACAATGTCCCCATACTTGGGGCCTGATTAAACTGTTGTTGATACTCGCTACAGATTTGTTGCGCTCTTGTTTTTACTTGGGCGGCTAATCCTGTTTCTCTTTCGATGGCTTTTACTGCTTTGGTTATGCGTTGTTGCGCTTGTTGGCTGCGCTCGATACTCTGTTGTAGGCGACGGTCAATTGGGATGATGTTGTCTAATGGTTGATGATTGCGCTTGATGCCGGCTATTACTTCTGCATAGGTTCTGCTGTATGTTTTTAGTGGTCGTTCGGGATTACTGGCATATGGTGTATACCATTGGTGTTTAGTTGTGCATTCTACCCAATCTCTCACTCTGGCTTCAATTTCATGCTGGTGTTGGCAATATTGGCTGTAACCAGGGGCTGATGTGGCTGTTGATACTACGTATTCAACTAGGTCTGAGCCTTCTAAGCCTTGAAATACTATGCCGTAACCTACGAAGATTTGTAATAAGGTGTTTGTCTGCCCTGTTGCTGTCCACCCTGTGGCAATGATTGTTTCCCAATGGTTACGCCATACGTCTGCTGTGGTGGTTGTTTGGTTGGGAGATTTTGGTTTATGGTTCTTTCTGGCTTTTTCACAAGCTTTTTTGAGTTTGGTTAAATCTTGGCGGCGGGCTGCGTGTTGGCAATGGTCTAGGAAGATGGATACGTCATCGCTGATGGGTTGTAGATCATCATCTAGTAATAATGCACCACTGCCTGGTTGCATTGGGCAACGGATGGCGTTGTAGTTGATAATTTCTGTGTTGCTGTAGGATTTAACGTTGGGGAAGATTTCTAAGTGTCCTGGCTGTGGAATCAATCCTGCTGTTTTTAATGTTTTTTCTAGGGCACAAGCTAGTTTGAAGGTGGGTAATTTTTCTTCAAATACCAGTATCAGGTGGTATCCGCCGCTCCAGCTTGATTGGATGGGTACTATGCTGACTATGCCAATATTTTCTAGGGCTGATTTAATGCGGTTGATGGATTCTGAAGAATTCTTATGGTATCTTCCTCCTTCGTCAATGTCGATGATGGCGTATTGGGTGGTGGAATTGAAGCGGATGCCTACTAATTGCTTCTTGTCTTGATGCAATCTCCACAGCTGAGATGGGTGGAGGTAATAATCAATTGTTCGCCACTTTGGTTTAGGTTTGTTATCTGAGGGTTGCGCCTGTGCCTTTGCTAGAGTTAATTCCTGTGGTGGTAGTTCCAGATTTTCGGGTGGTGGGCTAACTATGGCATTAAATGGATGCCAGAAAAATTTAACGTATCGCTGCCCCAGCAAGTCGGGGGGCAGGTGAGGTTGACATAGTTTTTTACTGCGTTTCCGGGGTTTTAAGCTAGATAAATCGGAATTTTGCGGAAATTTGTTTTGATTTTCTGAAATGAACATGAAGCTACCCTGATGTATCTGATGGACATCAGGTAGTCCGCTGGTTCTTGTTGGCTAAACAAAAGCTAATAACCTAGAATGAAAACAATCTTAATATTTTCGTTTTTGTTGGATGTTTATCTAATGTGCTAAGACGATTACCAGTCGTCTTGCGATCGCTGCATTCTAGGCTTTTTAGTCTTGACTGTTGAGATCAAGCACCTAGTAGACTACCCAACTTTTTTTTGGGAGTTGCAACGCTCTTTGGGGATTCAAAAGTGGTGAAATTCTGAAAATGGGGCATATTTCCTCCAATTTTGGATTCTTGAGGCGTTTGGAGGAGGTTTTCCGCGTTTGTGAGCAACTTACTACATCAGCTTGCCATTAAAATCTAATTTCGGTTTTTTAGATTTTTTAAATTGACAATCTTTGTACCAAAAGATGCGAAATTGTACACCATTTTGTTATAAGATGTGTGTAATACACAAAACGCGGTTTTCTCTTTGCAAAACTTAAACAGTGATTTCTAGCTCGCCAAAGCATTTGCACTGTCTAGGTTCTTCGAGATATAACCTCTCCGTGGAATATTTAATTAGTAGGGCAGAATTCGCTATCCTTAGCGTTTCTGTCCTCTAATATTTTTCGTGCATCATATACAACCTCCTTTTGATACTGCTTTTTTTAAAAAAGCTTGGATAATCAAGCTAATCACTAGCTTACCTTATTACTTAAGTGCTGTATCACTTGTTTGTACACCAATTTTTCGGCTTGCCAGCAAATCAATGCAACTATGATACTATCCTTGGAAGTCGAGAGAACATAAAAGCGCGTTTTTCCCCTAATACAAAACTTTCCGCTTGATTCCAATCCAGTTGGGTGCAAAAGTGAACACAGAGCCAACATCATCCCTAAACAGTACTCTGCAACTTAGCAATTAACTGTTGACGCTCTTCCTGAGTTAGACGTATCGCTATCTGTACCAAGTCATTCACCTCTAAATTCAACGGTAACTTTTGGTTGTGCTGCTCAGAAGGCGTGAATAAACGTTCGGCAATTGCTGACTCAATTGGTTGACGTTTTTCTACCGGAGTGCAACGTTCATACATCTCTCGCAAGGTCTTGACTGAATGACCCATTGCATAAGCTAATGAACTTAACTCTGAGTCCGATAAACCCACATTTAGTCCCCAAGTTGCCCACACATAACGCATTATGTGTGGTGAAATCCGCTTTTGAATCAAACGGTATGAGATAGTTTCAAAGATTTTCGCAAAAGCTGAACCACTAGCTAAGTTTCCCGATTTTGGTACGACAAATACATATCCCCAAGTCCAAATTGCTGAGTGACTATTGCTAGGTAGTGAACAAGCATCTTTTGGAGAAAATTGTATTCTGCCACTACTTAACCACCTACCTCGACGACCTAGCATCTCTGGTTGCCACCAATCATATATCAGTTCATTTTTATACCCTTCTTGTGTCCACCATCCATATAAGAAACGTTCAATGTAATCGTAGAAACTAGAACCATCTTCAAATGTTCTATTCGGGATGATAATTGATTGTTTTCCATAGGTTTTTTTAGTTTTATATTTCCTGGTATCTATTACCCAAATCCCTTGGGGATAGTAATGGTTTTCATGCATATACGTAAAGTAAAGGTAGTTGTCTACGACCATACCGTTGTATTTACGTTCTCTTTGGTTATCTGGAGGCAAAGGTTGATATAGTCCATTGGCTGGTAGGTCTTGTGGTCGTTCTCTGGGACAAGACTGTGCTATTTTTAATTCTCGGTATTCTTCTTGGCGGCGAGCTGGTAAATAAGCTAAAAGCGCCCACTTTAAGTAGGACTGATGACTGATGACAATTGGCTCGCTTGAACGGAAATCTCCACGCCTTGTCCTGGGTCTGCACTCATGGCGTAATGGTTCGACAATTCTTTCTTGAATGACTTGTAGTGCTGTTTGTCCAACGGGAACATTGGGCCATCTTTTACTCCAATCGGATACAGAATGTCTACTATTACGCCATTGTGACAACTCTTCTAAAACTAGGTTGTAATGATGGTCTATGGTGCTGAAAATCGGAATCAGCCGATAATCTGCATCATTTTCAACTTGATGTGCATAGAGGAATTTTGCTACGGCTGAAATGGCATTTATTCTGCCCATTTTAGTGAATGGGCTCACAGAAGAGTTAAAATTCCTTAAAAATTGAAAATGATTACATATCAGTTGTTCTAGAGCCTTCTTACATTGATTCGATAATTTCTTTTGCTGTAAGGGGGTAAGTTCTTCTAACTGTTCTTCCGTGACTACAGGCACAATTAATTCTAGGCATAACTCATGCGTCGGTACATTGTGAAAACGATATCGCTCGCCTAAAATCAATTTAATATTTTTCAGATATTCATTAGCTGATGATTTTTCAACTGGCTTGATAATTCTTCCTGGCCATTCTGGCTCTGTAAGATATAAATAAAATTGGTCAAGTTGAATTTGAAGTTTTGGTGGTGTTTCTTGAGGTGTAAGTATATATTTGCGATAGGTAAAGTTCCGCTCTGTCAGCTTACAATCTGCTATAGAACCATTTTTATTGCGTAGATAAGGAGTACATTGTTCTTTGAGTTTTACGGAACGAGAACCCGGCCACCAAGGCTGCTGTGCTGCCCAAGTTAAAAATTGTTCAACCCGATTACCATAAGTATTCTGACTAGCCTGAGATACATTGTTTTTTTCAAAGAATTTTTGTTGAGCCTGTCGTAACTTTAGTAGTTTCTGATTTGACAAAGTTTTCTTAAATTCTTGAGCATTTTTTATTTCTAGGGCAGTCATCTTCCGCCCTGAATGAGTTCTCTGATAACCAAATTCAGTGAGGGCATGATTTATTGCACTCCGGAATTCATTAATGATTCTTTGAGCTTTAAAAGGCTCAATCTCTCTCAGATATTCTTCATACATTTCTTGAGCTTCAAAGAAGTTCTTTGGTTCTGTCATAATAAATAACCTCGGATTTTATGGTTGAAAAGATTTCAAAATTAGCTGATAATTAAGAGCTAAATTGGCAGGAAAATTGCTTTTTGATAATTAGCATTATACATGGCTATTTATTATGAAAAAGCAATTAAAGTCTAGAACTAACGTTTTTTTATCCGCAGAAAAGCAATTAATATATAAAACCTGGAATGGTTCATATAAAAGCATTTTCTGGACATTTAGAATTAGATTCAATAATAAATAAATTAAAAAAGCTAAATAAATAATTGGTCTTAAATAAATCCTAAACACCTATGTCTCCTCATTTATTGAACAATAATAAAACCGGAAAAATCTTGAGATTTTTTCATTCAGACTAATTCAGCTATTATTTAACTGCTAATGACTTCTAGGCAGCATGACTTTAATTCATGACTGAGATTGATTAGCCCAATCATCTCTATCTTTTATCTGGATAATAGACCTACCTATCCGTTCCAATAATTCACTTCTAGAAATCTTATAATCACGACTAATTTTGTCTATGCCTGCTAAGGCGGTAGGAGTTAAGCTAACAGAAACAATTTTCTTTAGCTCATCATATGCTTCTGGTTGACCACGCATTGACTTCAATCCTTTGCGGCTAATCTTTTTTTCTCTTGGCTCACGTAGCCTAAGTTTTTGATTTTTAGCTTTACTACAATTGTTGTTCGTTTCTTTAGGCATAATTTTTGGGATTTTATTAAGTAATTTATCAATAGTCCTTGTTACGAAATGCTGAAAAGCTTTCCATGTTCTCTGTTTTTCAAATAAAAAGCCACCAGGTATTACCTGAGTGGCTCCCTCCTTTCGGAGTTGGCATATTTAATTGTCTTTTATGTCACATTATTATAAACTCTTCACAAAAAACGGCAATAGCTTATAGCTGAAATCGAAAATGTATTGAGGAATCATTTGGCATCTAAGACTAGGGTATGTTTTTCAGTTAACAAAGCTGGTACGTATACTGTGATGTTTGCAAGGGTAAACAGAAACAGAAATTCATTTATGCACTGGTTTTAGTAACTAAAGATTTTCATTATGGGTTTCAGATTGATTTTCAGGCTCAAACTTAAAATCTACAAAGAAATCTAAGGGTTTTTTGTAAATCATAGCAAAATCTGTAAGTTCAACTACATCTACTCGTCTTTCACCAGATTCGCACCGTGAAACATACGACTGCGGCTGATTTAGCTTTTGGGCGACTTCCAGTTGAGTCAAATCAGCTTCAAGTCGCGCCTCTCGCAGACGTTTGAGAAATGCCTTGTATCTTACCGAATAGATTGAACCTCCCATGCTGGGAGGCTACATTGTGGTCATAAATATGCAAAAATAGCATATTTATGTTACATTCCTGAAAGCTCGGAGTTGCGATTTTATTTTTTGGATCTCCTCAAAATTTCAGGGCAATATCTCTAGCCTGTTACTTTTAATGCCACATATGGACGCTCAAGAATTTTTAGGGCCTTATGCAGTCATGCAGTATATGGATGCTTATCAATTTTTAGAAGATTATGCAGAAGGTGTAAGGTACTTTTGTGAAAAAACCTTATCCGAAGTAAATTTTTCGGGGCGAGACTTGCGGAGCGTCATGCTGCGTCTTGTAAATTTAAGCGAAGCGTGTCTTATTGGAGCAGATTTGCGTGGTGCAATGCTATCTGAAATTGACCTTAGTTCGGCAGATTTGAGTGGGGCAGATTTACGGGGAGTTATCATGTCAAATGTCGATCTTTCCTTAGCAAAACTTAATGGTGCAGATTTGAGTGGAGCGTCGATAGTGAAAGTAAAACTGAATGCAGCTCATCTTAGAGGTGCAAAACTTTGTGGCGCACACATAGATTCTGTCGACTTCAGCGATGCAGATGTAGAGGAAACGGATTTTAGGGGGGCTGAGTTCAGCAATGCCTTCGAGAGATTTGCCAATAAACGTAAAAATGGTGATGAGGTTGTTTGTTCTTCTGATGAGGTTGTTTGTTCTTCTGAGACTATGCCCAATAATGCTGTCAATAATCAAGGAATTCCATACCCAAACAGCCCGCTCTATAAATGGAATAGGTTATGGTTTCGTTCAAAAAGTGAAATAAAAATAGCTCAAGCATTTGACCGAGCTAATGTTTTTTTTATGGCTAATTGCTTGGCCCGTCTGAGTGACCCACACAAGCCTAATCGTCGATTCAATTTAGAGCCTGACTTTGTGGTGTGCCATCAAGGTAAATGGGGTATTCTCGAAGTCGATGGTCATTACCATCGGCCGGAGAACCGAGCAAAAGAACAAGAACGAGAACGTCAATTTCAGTTTCAGGGAATACGGGCAGTTTATCGTTTTGATGCTTCAAGATGTTACCAAGAACCAGACACTGTGGTAAGTGAATTTTTGAAATTAATTGAAATAATGCATTAGGTTGAGTGTTTCTATGGATTTACCTTATTTCCAAGACGCTGAATCAACCAAAATATAAGTCTTTTTAGACCAAGAAAGACATGAAATTTTTAAGTAAAGATATTGTGACTAAAAACTTATGTAAAAATGTTCTCAATTTTTAAGTGATTTCAATACTTTTGATGCCCCATTCCACTACATCCTAATTATGTGGAATCGGTAATGGAAGGTAATAAAGTTGAACTAAACTCTCTACACGCTCCTCGAATAAGTAATTTAGCTCTTGCACGGTTGGCTTTTGCAGTTCGCTACACTTAAAACCACTATTTATAAGGATTTTAGCTCCCTGTAGGGAGCAACTTCCTCGTGAAGCACTAGCTTTCAGATTTTACTAAACGCCTATTTTCCGAAAAGATATGTTTTCTTTTTGTTTTTACTTGTGTATTATTCAGATGCCATTAACCCCATGTATATTTCGCTATAAGTAAAAAATTTAACCATTATTATGAAAGGATTAAAAGCCATTGTTGCGATTCTAGTATTGGGGGTAATAGTAGAAAGCCCCAGTGCCGAGGCCAAAAATAATTTTGGTACAAGAAAGGTAAAACTAGAGTTAACTAAGCTTTTAGCACAAGTTAATGCTAAAGATGCTGATTTCTACTTCCAGCAAGGTCTTACCCGTGCCAAGTCAGGAGACATAAAAGGCGCTATTGAGGATTATAACCAAGCTCTTCGTATCAATCCTAACTTATATCAAGCTTACTGTAATCGAGGTGATGCCCGTGCTGGTTTAGGAGACCTGAAAGGAGCTATTGAGGATTATAACCAAGCAATACGTATCAATCCTAACTTGGCTTTAGCTTACTATGACCGAGGTAATGCCCGCGATGATTCAGGAGACATAAAAGGAGCTATTGAGGATTATAACCAAGCAATACGTATCCATCCTCACGTTGCTGAAGGTTACTATAGCCGAGGAATTGACCGTGCCAAGTTAGGAGATATCAAAGGTGCTATTGAGGATTATAACCAAGCTCTCCGTATCAATCCTAACTTTGAATTAGCCTATAATGACCGAGGAATTGCTCGTGCCAACTCAGGAGACGTGAAAGGAGCTATTGAGGATTATAACCAAGCAATACGTATTAATCCTAACTTTGAATTAGCCTATAACAACCGAGGTTTTGCCCGTTCTGGCTCAGGAGACGTGAAAGGAGCTATTGAGGATTATAACCAAGCAATACGTATTAATCCTAACTTTGCTTTAGCCTATAACAACCGAGGTAATGCTCGTGCTGACTCAGGAGATGTCAAAGGCGCTATTGAGGATTATAACCAAGCAATACGTATTAATCCTAACTATGATTGGCCTTATTATAACCGAGGTCTTGCCCGTGCTGGCTCAGGAGATATCAAAGGTGCTATTGAGGATTATAACCAAGCAATACGTATCAATCCTAACTTTGCTGAAGCTTACTATAATCGAGGTCTTGCCCGCGCTGGTTCAGGAGATGACCACTTAGCAATTGATGATTTACAAAAAGCAGCTAACCTCTTTCAAGAACAAGGGAATACAGCCAAATACCAAGCTGTTCTTCAGAAGATTAAGCAGATACGGGGTAGATTAGCCATTATAGAAAGTAAAACTTTTGCTACCTGAGCAATATTACCTTTGAATGTTAAACATTAGCTTCAACCGAGCAAGAACAGTTCACAGCATTGGCTCCCAAAAGTATTGATTTGGCTCGGCTTGTGGCAAATAAAGTAAGAAATTTAGTTAGGACATTTCTTACTTGGTGGTTTTTGAAAGCATTTTTTCCTCTGCTCTTTGACAGCGAGCGCTTTCGCACTAAAAAACCCAGCCTTTATGACTGGGCTTTTGTTGGGGTTATATTCCCCAAAGGCAAGTATGCTTTGAATCATAATGTGAGAAAAATTTTGATCCATAAATTAGAAAAGAGTTAACGAAATTTCAGGCTTTTGCGCCCATCACACAATTTAACTTTGCATTCACACATGAGAGAGAGTTGAAATTCTGAAGCATAAATAAAGAATGAGTTTAAAAAACACAATTGGACAAAACTTGCACAAAAAATCTCTCTTAAAATTGCTCACTTATAAACTTTCAATTCAAAATATGGTTCAAATACCCATGTTATGGTTCAAAACAGTTGTTTTAGTAGATATCTGAGTAAAAATCAAATATTTCATTGTCCAAGCGATCGCCCAACAACAGAGCGATCGCTAACCTCAAATCGTAGCTAGATAATAATGATAATCAAGTATAATATTTGATACAAAGGTCGCTTGTATCAGTCTTTTTATCTCCTATACGATAATCATTATTAATAAAAAAACTCGAATACTAAAAGTGAACTATAAAATGGATACTCATTTTTGAAGCATATCATGAGTTAAAATCTCATTTTTTATTTCAAATCACAGCAAGTTATATAAGTTATTTATAAGGTGCTTTTCTTTCCATGACTACAAAAGCTAGATTGTGAATTCCAGAAAACAGTGGACACGCAACGCCTCAATTCTCCTGCCCAATCTACCCACGCCCTGCCTTTTCTGCGGCTGTTGAACAAAGCTTGAGCAGATTGATCAAAAAACATAAGTGCGGAAGCCACAGTTTACAATCATTCATAGCGTTCAAAAAATCACGCATTTTCAGATCGTCCGCATGAGCATTACTACTGATACACAGCAGTTCCACGTCAATAGTCCACAAATAATGCCAGCAGAGCCGCTACAATATCGTGCAGTTGGTCGGGTCTGGGGGAGGTATGTACCCTCGGATGAGTTTATTTATAAAGGTCAACTAATAACTGCTGACGGTGTAATGCTAGATACTAAGCTTGCTAAGAGAGCATCTAAAGTAGTTCAAAACGCTCAACTTGATTTATCGCAAGATTACCTGTGGACTGCTTACCCCAGAACCGGATTAAAAAATCCTCTGAGCGAACTTTCGGTGTGTCTAATAAATATTCGTACACCCAAAGAGTATACAGACTCAGTAAAAAGCGAATTACAGTTATTAGGGGATAACTTTTCTGTACAAGGATTAGTTGTATATCAAGACTGGGAACAAGGAATAGTCTTCGTTAAAATTCACCGCTCACCTCGGAGAGAATTTGAACATCCCAAAGATTTTCAATTGAAGCTCCGAGGATTCCTACCACCAAATTCGATGAAGAAATTTTGGAATTTTGATGTGCGCCGTTTGGGGACTAGCTTAGTAATTCAATCAGGAGAGTGCATTAAATTAGAGCCTCGTGAGCCATCATCAACTGAAGATATATCAACCAATACAGCCGAAGATACTACGCTCGTTAACTGAGAGTTAACCCGACAAAAAAGTTTAGTCATTTCCTTGTTCATTGCTGATTAAATCAACGTCCCAGAGTGCATTGCTACTAATAATTTATTATGCCTAAACGTAAATATACCAAAACGAATAGTTCACCATCTAAAGAAGAAGCCACGCCAACTAAGCCAGCAATTTTGCGTGTCGTTAAGCAAAAAGATACTGCCACTGACGATAATAATCTTGCACAAACTGAACCAGTATCAACTGCTGCACCTACAGAAAATCAGCCAGTTGAGCCAGAGTTACAAGTAGATAATAACCAGAGTCAAAGCATTGAAGTTTCCGAATCAAACAGTCGCCCAGGACTGACTTCTGATACTGTGCCTCAAACAATAGAAGCAGAGAATGAACAGTTAGATTTACCTCAAACTGTAGAGACAGCAGCAGTTAATTTATCAGAATCAGCCGCTTTTGTTGAAAGTAAATCTGATGAAAATGGGCAATCAGAGATAGATTTTGACCAAGCCCAATCCCAGCAGAAACCAGCCTATAAAAAATTAG is from Nostoc sp. HK-01 and encodes:
- a CDS encoding CopG domain protein DNA-binding domain protein → MPKETNNNCSKAKNQKLRLREPREKKISRKGLKSMRGQPEAYDELKKIVSVSLTPTALAGIDKISRDYKISRSELLERIGRSIIQIKDRDDWANQSQS
- a CDS encoding helix-turn-helix domain-containing protein is translated as MGGSIYSVRYKAFLKRLREARLEADLTQLEVAQKLNQPQSYVSRCESGERRVDVVELTDFAMIYKKPLDFFVDFKFEPENQSETHNENL
- a CDS encoding pentapeptide repeat protein yields the protein MPHMDAQEFLGPYAVMQYMDAYQFLEDYAEGVRYFCEKTLSEVNFSGRDLRSVMLRLVNLSEACLIGADLRGAMLSEIDLSSADLSGADLRGVIMSNVDLSLAKLNGADLSGASIVKVKLNAAHLRGAKLCGAHIDSVDFSDADVEETDFRGAEFSNAFERFANKRKNGDEVVCSSDEVVCSSETMPNNAVNNQGIPYPNSPLYKWNRLWFRSKSEIKIAQAFDRANVFFMANCLARLSDPHKPNRRFNLEPDFVVCHQGKWGILEVDGHYHRPENRAKEQERERQFQFQGIRAVYRFDASRCYQEPDTVVSEFLKLIEIMH
- a CDS encoding TPR repeat-containing protein, yielding MKGLKAIVAILVLGVIVESPSAEAKNNFGTRKVKLELTKLLAQVNAKDADFYFQQGLTRAKSGDIKGAIEDYNQALRINPNLYQAYCNRGDARAGLGDLKGAIEDYNQAIRINPNLALAYYDRGNARDDSGDIKGAIEDYNQAIRIHPHVAEGYYSRGIDRAKLGDIKGAIEDYNQALRINPNFELAYNDRGIARANSGDVKGAIEDYNQAIRINPNFELAYNNRGFARSGSGDVKGAIEDYNQAIRINPNFALAYNNRGNARADSGDVKGAIEDYNQAIRINPNYDWPYYNRGLARAGSGDIKGAIEDYNQAIRINPNFAEAYYNRGLARAGSGDDHLAIDDLQKAANLFQEQGNTAKYQAVLQKIKQIRGRLAIIESKTFAT